One window of Medicago truncatula cultivar Jemalong A17 chromosome 2, MtrunA17r5.0-ANR, whole genome shotgun sequence genomic DNA carries:
- the LOC120578347 gene encoding uncharacterized protein, whose protein sequence is MSDPSMWERHTTYLAEKELQTAREAGSSKQEETEKLEDESTDVDVEDQKLDCIYDDEPLGFEEDPMGSTTKMKAQDPLEEIDLGDGTIKRPTYVSAKIPEKFKCQIAELLKEYKDCFAWDYNEMPGLKREVVELKLPIRSDKKPVKQIPRRFAPQILPKIKEEIDRLLKCGFIRPARYVDWLANVVLVKKKNGTIRVCIDFRDLNLATPKDEYPMPVAEMLVDSAAGFDYLSMLDGYSGYNQIFIAEEDIAKTAFRCPGALGCYEWIVMPFGLKNAGATYQRAMNLMFHDFIENFMQVYIDDIVVKSSSEERHLEHLRRSFERMRQYGLKMNPLKCAFGVCAGDFLGFVVHKKGIEINQNKTKAIIETKAPSTKKELQSLLGKINFLRRFISNLSGKTQAFSPLLRLKKDDVFKWEPEHQQAFDEIKSYLVNPPVLSPLLKGRRMKLYIATSDGTIGSIRVGKWALALTEYSLTYQSLKAVKGQIVADFIVEHSVSEVLTTEIDNHPWYLYFDGSSHKNGTGIGIVIISPKDHTFEYMFRINQFCSNNEAEYEALITGLEIALELGARYIEIKGDSELVLKQMTKEYRCVKESLVTYHAIASRLLKQFTHVGIRHVSRMENQHANDLAQKASGYKVPKEQMQEPIEIRNRRNSIESFSGESLTPKLGGTRPIVDYLENPNGATPRKVKYRALSYVIIGNELFKKTSEGVLLKCLGETDAYLAVSNTHDGACGTHQAGHKMKWLLFRQGLYWPTMLKDCIEFAKGCQGCQKYAGIQRVPASELHAIIKPWPFRGWALDVIGEIKPTSSKGYRYILVGIDYFTKWIEAIPLKDVTQEEVISFIQKFIIYRFGIPETITTDQGSVFTGRKMVKFAEDTGFKLLTSTPYYAQANGQVEAANKNIIAIIKRKVLEKV, encoded by the exons ATGTCTGATCCTAGTATGTGGGAGAGACATACGACCTACTTGGCCGAAAAAGAATTACAAACGGCCAGAGAGGCCGGATCTTCGAAGCAAGAAGAAACTGAGAAATTAGAAGACGAATCGACGGATGTTGATGTCGAAGACCAGAAACTGGATtgcatttatgatgatgaaccgTTGGGCTTCGAAGAGGATCCTATGGGATCCACCACAAAAATGAAGGCACAAGATCCCCTCGAAGAAATTGATCTGGGTGATGGGACAATTAAAAGACCCACTTATGTAAGTGCCAAAATCcctgaaaaatttaaatgtcaaaTTGCAGAGCTGTTAAAAGAGTACAAAGATTGCTTTGCATGGGATTACAACGAGATgcctggtttgaaacgagaagTAGTGGAGTTAAAGTTACCAATTCGATCAGACAAAAAGCCAGTCAAACAGATTCCGCGTAGGTTCGCTCCACAAATCCTACCAAAGATCAAAGAAGAAATCGATCGACTGTTGAAATGCGGCTTTATTAGGCCTGCAAGGTATGTAGATTGGCTAGCAAATGTAGTTctagttaaaaagaaaaatggaaccaTAAGGGTATGCATAGATTTTAGAGATCTGAATCTCGCTACCCCTAAAGACGAATACCCAATGCCGGTAGCAGAAATGCTAGTCGATTCAGCGGCGGGTTTCGATTACTTGAGTATGCTAGATGGATACTCTGGTTACAATCAAATCTTTATTGCAGAAGAAGATATCGCTAAGACCGCATTTCGATGCCCAGGGGCATTAGGATGTTATGAATGGATAGTGATGCCATTTGGTCTaaaaaatgctggtgctacATACCAGAGAGCGATGAATTTAATGTTCCATGATTTCATAGAGAATTTTATGCAGGTTTACATAGATGACATTGTAGTGAAATCTTCTTCAGAAGAGAGACACTTGGAACATTTACGCCGATCATTCGAAAGGATGAGGCAAtatggattgaaaatgaatccTTTAAAATGTGCATTTGGGGTTTGTGCAGGTGATTTCTTAGGGTTCGTCGTGCATAAAAAGGGAATCGAGATCAACCAGaacaaaaccaaagcaataattGAGACCAAGGCTCCTtctacaaagaaagagttaCAATCTCTATTAggaaaaatcaactttctcCGAAGGTTTATATCGAACCTAAGTGGCAAGACACAAGCTTTCTCACCACTACTCCGACTAAAGAAAGATGATGTTTTCAAATGGGAACCCGAGCACCAACAAGCTTTCGATGAAATCAAGTCTTATTTGGTAAACCCTCCGGTTCTTTCCCCTTTGTTGAAAGGTAGAAGAATGAAGTTATATATAGCAACGTCAGATGGCACCATCGGAAGCAT CCGAGTCGGGAAATGGGCTTTGGCACTGACAGAGTATTCATTGACTTATCAATCATTAAAAGCTGTCAAAGGCCAAATTGTGGCCGATTTCATTGTAGAGCATTCAGTGAGCGAGGTTTTGACAACTGAAATAGACAACCACCCATGGTATTTATATTTCGATGGTTCTAGTCATAAAAATGGTACTGGCATAGGGATAGTCATAATCTCGCCTAAAGATCATACATTTGAATACATGTTTCGAATTAATCAATTTTGCTCTAACAACGAGGCCGAATACGAAGCCTTAATTACAGGTCTAGAAATTGCACTCGAACTGGGGGCAAGATACATCGAAATCAAAGGAGATTCTGAACTGGTCCTCAAACAGATGACTAAAGAATATAGGTGCGTTAAAGAAAGTTTGGTCACCTATCATGCAATAGCCAGCAGGTTGCTAAAACAATTTACCCATGTGGGCATTCGGCACGTATCTCGAATGGAGAACCAACATGCAAATGATCTAGCACAGAAGGCTTCCGGATACAAAGTCCCTAAGGAACAGATGCAAGAGCCAATAGAAATCAGAAACAGGCGAAATTCGATAGAGTCTTTTTCTGGCGAATCGTTAACGCCAAAACTTGGGGGGACCAGA CCCATAGTAGATTATCTGGAAAATCCAAATGGAGCCACCCCTCGAAAAGTGAAATACAGAGCCTTGAGCTATGTAATAATCGGTAATGAACTATTCAAAAAGACTTCAGAAGGAGTTTTATTGAAATGCCTAGGGGAAACAGACGCGTATTTGGCTGTCTCTAATACTCATGATGGAGCATGCGGGACACACCAAGCAGGCCACAAAATGAAATGGCTCTTGTTTCGACAAGGTTTGTATTGGCCAACTATGCTCAAAGACTGCATAGAATTCGCAAAAGGATGCCAAGGATGCCAAAAATACGCTGGAATTCAACGCGTCCCAGCAAGTGAACTCCATGCGATAATCAAACCTTGGCCATTTAGAGGATGGGCTTTAGATGTAATAGGGGAAATTAAACCCACTTCATCGAAAGGATACAGATATATCTTAGTAGGAAtagattattttacaaaatggatAGAAGCAATTCCCTTAAAAGATGTTACTCAAGAGGAAGTTATAAGCTTTATCCAAAAGTTCATCATCTATAGGTTTGGTATTCCAGAAACCATAACCACAGACCAAGGATCCGTATTTACTGGTCGAAAGATGGTGAAATTTGCCGAAGATACAGGCTTTAAATTGCTAACTTCGACACCATACTATGCGCAAGCAAATGGTCAAGTTGAAGCAGCGAACAAAAACATTATTGCCATTATTAAACGGAAAGTACTTGAAAAAGTATAA